The genomic DNA AATTGAGAACGATGATGAGTCCCCAAAACTTTACGGACTACTTAGCAAGATCGCTTGTGGTTCTCGTTTTTGGAAGTAATGACTATATCAACAACTACCTTCTGCCTAATCTATACTCCTCCAGCTTCAGATACAGACCGGCTGACTTTGCCAATCTACTTCTCAGTCAATACGCTCGCCAACTTCTTGTACGTTACGTCAAACCTTCGTATGGGTATTATCCTTTAATCAATCTTCTAATAATCTTTTGAATCTGTGAAGACTTTGTACAGCCTAGgtctaagaaaaatatttataccTGGAGTAGCACCACTCGGCTGCATACCAAACCAACGAGCCACCGGTGCTGGACCACCTGGGAGATGCGTTGACAGTGTGAATCAGATTCTAGGCACATTTAACGAAGGGCTGAAGTCACTTGTTGACCAGCTGAACCAGCGATCACCTGGAGCCATCTTTGTATATGGAAACACATATAGCGCAATTGGTGACATCTTAAACAACCCAGCAGCTTACGGTATACCTCCCTCTTAGATTATATGGCTGTTAAAAAGGAGTTTCTTCTATGCTTTCTACTCTGATCAAAGAAGGTTTATATGGTACAGGATTCAGCGTAGTGGACAGGGCTTGTTGCGGGATTGGGAGGAACCAAGGACAGATCACATGTCTGCCAATGCAGAATCCTTGTCCTAACAGGAGTCAGTATGTCTTTTGGGATGCATTCCATCCTACTCAGACTGCTAATTCCATTCTGGCTAGACGAGCTTTCTATGGCCCACCTTCTGATGCATATCCTGTCAATGTTCAACAGATGACACTCCTTCGctagtttctttttgttattgtgtTTCTCGGTCTTGAAGTTTGTATGTTATGATGGTTGAATCTGTCTAAGTATAAAGCTTAAACCAGAATGCTTTTACTGCAAAATAACATATGTGCTAATGAAAACGGGCAGAAGCCCTATGATTAGAAGTCTTAAAGAGGATATGTTAGATTCAAAAACAAAGCATGCCGATTTTCGTGTGCACCAAATTCCAGAACAAAAGAACATGTGCATTGTCAATTTACTCCGTTCCTACTACTCTATAAGTTCATTTATCCCACTCCTGCTCAATATGCTGAGGACCAGTCGTTAGATGTTGTGAAGTAGTCTTCTGCGTTCCAGTACCAACTTGATCTATTACGCGATCCCAACCCATGATGTGTGGAAGGGCAAACTGCACAAAGTACAAAATCTGATTAAGAGACAATCACAAATATCCTCTCCTTAAATAATAAACACTTGATCCAGATTCATGTGCTAAAATATGACAGGATAGCAACgctctttgtttttggttctcgAACTGATATATAATAGTAACAGAACAGAGAAAATGCAGAattaaaaaatctcatcttaCACTAAAAGCTGTCTTCATCACTGCAAATTCAGCTGTTGTGACAGGAACCACAAAACGGTCATTGGTATTGAGGATGTTATTGACAACGCCTGCAACAAACCGCAGAAGCTAagtattttattataaagaaaGCCATTTCCTGCGGAAAACTGTTATCGCCATACTACAATACTAATACAAGTGCAAGCTTCTAAATTTAACAAACAGAAAGCTCCCGTAACTAACTATTTCAGTAGGATACAGACTGATGATCCATATCActagtaatattaatattgataGATTAGAAGCCTTACTCAATGAGAAGAAGTAGCCGCTACCATCCGCGTGGGGCTTAATTGACAATGTCTTCCTGACTTGACCAGCATTACTGAGGAGTCAAAAACATGTGTGTGTCAGAACATGAAAATGCTGtgttagaaagagaaaaatcagCAGTAACATCATCagttgaagcaaaaaaaaaaaaaaaaacaaaccttgacTTCATGGAAGGGTCATGGAAAAACTCAGAGCTGTCTTTGGAACCCATGCTAATCAAGGATCCAACTTCCGTAGGTGACAAAGAAAACAACTGCAATGATGTATATagcaaacaaaaatcaatttatcagacaagaaagaacacaagtgaagaagatcagagagagagagcaaaagatCAAAACCTGTTTCTGTGCCCCATCGTACTTACGCTCACCAATAGAAGGCATaaaagtcatcatcaaggatccACGACGCTCTATCCGACGGTTTCCTGACTAAAATTGTACCCACAGTAAGTAATGAGAACCTAAAAGCCttagaaacacacacaaaactaaaaagaaatggtttttgttttgtttttgggggcATACATCGATTTCGGTGAAAGTGGGGAGAACAGGTTCAACAGAGAGAGCAGCTTTGCCCTTGAAAATAGCATAAGGTGCGAACACTCGACCACTAGGCTTTGCAGCATCTTTTCgaatcaagcaaaacaaaattagggCAACCACACTCTTTATAACAGACTAAACGGAACAAAACCAAAGTTCGTACCTTTTTGACCAGAGAAACCACCTCTAGATGCAGAAGAATCTGACCAGCTTGCAAAACCACGCAACGTCGTAGCTCTCACTTTCTCTTCCAAGAGTGACTTACTTTGGTCGCAAAGACTCCTgcttttggggaaaaaaaaaacaaacaaacccagaTCAGAGATGGGTTCTAAAATGTGAAtttcttgagaaaaaaagagaggaattaGGGTAACCTCGAGAGCAAAGTGCGAGCttgcttcatcatcttcttctacacaATTCCGAGAGAAACGACGAGTACAAAGCGTCACTTTGGGGGGGTTTCTACCGAGGTTTTATGATTTGTACCAAAACGGGTTTTTAACAGGCGACCCATATTTTTTAACCCGTTTCctataattttatcttttaacgGCCCATGTGgaccaaaaaaacaatcttttaaCAGCCCAATGGGCTTTTCTGTTGAATTAGGAATCCAAAATCAGATTTTGGAGAAGACGAATCTGGGAAAagctgaagctgaagaagaagaagactgtaaTGGCG from Camelina sativa cultivar DH55 chromosome 7, Cs, whole genome shotgun sequence includes the following:
- the LOC104701790 gene encoding GDSL esterase/lipase At1g71250-like produces the protein MNTNGQKMKVPFGGYVLILAVMASVILQQPELVTGQARVPAMFVLGDSLVDSGNNNFLQSVARANYLPYGIDLNFRPTGRFSNGLTFVDLLAQLLGLPSPPAFADPTTTGNRILQGVNHASAAAGILDESGYHYGARFTLSQQMVNLETTLSQLRTMMSPQNFTDYLARSLVVLVFGSNDYINNYLLPNLYSSSFRYRPADFANLLLSQYARQLLTLYSLGLRKIFIPGVAPLGCIPNQRATGAGPPGRCVDSVNQILGTFNEGLKSLVDQLNQRSPGAIFVYGNTYSAIGDILNNPAAYGFSVVDRACCGIGRNQGQITCLPMQNPCPNRSQYVFWDAFHPTQTANSILARRAFYGPPSDAYPVNVQQMTLLR
- the LOC104701791 gene encoding single-stranded DNA-binding protein WHY2, mitochondrial; this translates as MMKQARTLLSRSLCDQSKSLLEEKVRATTLRGFASWSDSSASRGGFSGQKDAAKPSGRVFAPYAIFKGKAALSVEPVLPTFTEIDSGNRRIERRGSLMMTFMPSIGERKYDGAQKQLFSLSPTEVGSLISMGSKDSSEFFHDPSMKSSNAGQVRKTLSIKPHADGSGYFFSLSVVNNILNTNDRFVVPVTTAEFAVMKTAFSFALPHIMGWDRVIDQVGTGTQKTTSQHLTTGPQHIEQEWDK